In Abyssisolibacter fermentans, a single window of DNA contains:
- a CDS encoding GNAT family N-acetyltransferase produces the protein MSVEFRNYTKQPGITKDYHMVRDFFIKLGYAEFTYTRWDWMVTHGYLDKSAVSKIGIWEENEDIVGIATFDCQLGQAFCLALPEYGYLKKEMLLYATDNLSKGQQFGVIISDNDYDFQDIAAELGFVATDKKESDAIFYLDKTSTTYKLPEGFHVTSMQETFDLYQYGRVLWKGFNHELNGEGEFHFTKEEEQMKETEIIRPNVDLSLKIAVIGPNGNFVAYCGMWYDPVAGFAVIEPVATDPDYRKMGLGKAAVLEGIKRVGKLGAKKVLVGSSQQFYYSIGMRPFATATMWEKR, from the coding sequence ATGTCAGTTGAGTTTAGAAATTATACAAAACAACCTGGTATTACAAAAGACTATCATATGGTAAGAGATTTTTTTATTAAATTGGGGTATGCAGAATTTACATATACAAGATGGGATTGGATGGTAACTCATGGGTATCTGGATAAGTCAGCGGTAAGCAAAATCGGTATTTGGGAGGAAAATGAAGATATTGTAGGGATAGCAACTTTTGATTGTCAATTAGGCCAAGCTTTTTGTCTAGCCTTACCCGAATATGGATATTTGAAAAAAGAGATGTTGCTATATGCAACAGATAATCTTTCGAAGGGTCAGCAGTTTGGAGTGATAATTTCAGATAATGACTATGATTTTCAGGATATTGCTGCTGAGTTGGGTTTTGTAGCTACGGATAAGAAAGAAAGTGACGCAATATTTTATTTGGATAAAACTTCTACAACATATAAATTGCCTGAAGGATTTCATGTTACAAGTATGCAAGAAACCTTTGACTTATATCAATATGGTCGTGTGTTGTGGAAAGGGTTTAATCATGAATTAAATGGAGAAGGTGAATTCCATTTTACAAAAGAAGAAGAACAGATGAAAGAAACTGAAATAATTCGCCCTAATGTTGATTTAAGTCTTAAAATAGCGGTTATTGGACCAAACGGAAATTTTGTTGCGTATTGTGGTATGTGGTATGATCCGGTAGCTGGCTTTGCAGTTATAGAACCAGTAGCAACTGATCCTGATTATCGAAAAATGGGACTCGGGAAAGCTGCGGTTTTAGAGGGGATAAAACGTGTGGGAAAACTAGGCGCAAAGAAGGTTTTGGTAGGGTCTTCACAACAGTTCTATTATAGTATTGGAATGCGACCATTTGCTACAGCCACCATGTGGGAAAAAAGATAG
- a CDS encoding sugar phosphate isomerase/epimerase family protein: MIQYGRSIRWFNNYEDEVEFSKENGFDFMQIWYANGEIVLDKVPEPKEEVILNSKFPVIIHALLDINEFEEHVPKIIKILKNLTHDEVIIHPVCKSEKITKTTIIKLSEKVSEANRLFKEEGITLFVENNSRLDPINYDADEINTLYSKNIGVELLLDIAHIDNYDHLNKIVAIKKPKMLHIADKHFDVTHEHLPIGDGELDFDYIFNNVLCGFDGKIILEVVDKDVKIIKSIDMIKKILR, translated from the coding sequence ATGATACAGTATGGAAGAAGTATTAGATGGTTTAATAACTATGAAGATGAAGTTGAATTTTCAAAGGAAAATGGGTTCGATTTCATGCAAATATGGTATGCTAACGGAGAGATAGTATTAGATAAAGTTCCAGAACCAAAGGAAGAAGTTATTCTAAATAGCAAATTTCCTGTTATTATACATGCTTTGTTAGATATAAATGAATTTGAAGAACATGTTCCGAAGATAATAAAAATTTTGAAGAACTTAACTCATGATGAAGTAATAATTCACCCTGTATGTAAGAGTGAGAAAATAACAAAAACTACAATTATTAAGCTGAGTGAAAAAGTTTCAGAAGCAAATCGTTTATTTAAGGAAGAAGGTATTACGCTATTTGTAGAGAACAATAGTAGATTAGACCCTATTAATTATGATGCAGATGAAATAAATACCCTATATTCAAAAAATATAGGCGTAGAATTATTGCTGGATATTGCACATATTGATAATTATGATCATCTTAATAAGATAGTAGCTATTAAGAAACCAAAAATGTTACATATTGCTGATAAACATTTTGATGTGACTCATGAGCACTTACCAATTGGTGACGGTGAATTGGATTTTGATTACATTTTTAATAATGTGTTATGTGGTTTTGATGGAAAAATTATTCTTGAAGTGGTAGATAAAGACGTAAAAATAATTAAGTCTATTGATATGATTAAAAAAATATTAAGATAG
- a CDS encoding alpha/beta hydrolase, which translates to MKKNKISKKKKIIIAVISILLCILIGIFSAIPALVMSDMVNSHMDVEVYSSNEYGLKSESINLTTEDGLSIAAWEVNTEKPKAIVILLSGIQNPSVTAFWGYSKMLKDNNYASLLIEMRAHGDSDGDKVCLGMDEYLDVKAGVKYIKGNKNYKDVPIVVWGTSMGGSTAINSIGEIPEIDGLISCSAYSSWQDAFCDNMVNMGIPSFMVTIEKPFVSIYMGFTYGFNKLDINPLEEIQKLNGRPALLAHSTEDSQVPYASFERLIVKAKEQDNIQIFEREGDEHFICYTEYFENPIEDTEFSLAILKFLNENFN; encoded by the coding sequence TTGAAAAAGAATAAGATATCAAAAAAGAAGAAGATAATAATTGCCGTGATTTCGATTTTACTATGTATTCTTATTGGTATATTTTCTGCAATTCCAGCTTTGGTAATGAGTGACATGGTTAATTCTCACATGGATGTAGAGGTTTATTCTTCAAATGAATATGGTTTAAAATCAGAATCTATAAATCTAACAACAGAGGACGGCCTTTCTATTGCTGCATGGGAAGTTAATACTGAAAAGCCAAAAGCAATTGTTATACTGCTGTCTGGTATTCAAAATCCATCAGTTACAGCTTTTTGGGGATATTCAAAAATGTTGAAGGATAATAATTATGCTTCACTATTAATTGAAATGAGAGCTCACGGTGATAGCGATGGAGATAAAGTATGTTTGGGAATGGATGAATATCTTGATGTAAAAGCAGGTGTTAAGTATATTAAAGGTAATAAAAATTATAAAGATGTACCAATAGTTGTTTGGGGAACTTCTATGGGAGGTTCAACAGCAATTAACTCAATAGGAGAAATACCAGAAATTGATGGGTTAATTAGTTGTTCTGCATATTCATCATGGCAAGATGCATTTTGTGATAATATGGTTAATATGGGAATTCCTTCATTCATGGTTACAATTGAAAAACCATTTGTAAGTATATATATGGGATTTACGTATGGATTTAATAAGTTAGACATTAATCCTTTAGAAGAGATACAAAAGCTCAATGGAAGACCAGCCCTATTAGCACATTCTACAGAGGATTCACAAGTTCCTTATGCAAGTTTTGAACGATTAATTGTTAAGGCTAAAGAACAAGATAACATTCAAATATTTGAAAGAGAAGGCGATGAACACTTTATTTGCTATACTGAATATTTTGAAAATCCAATAGAAGATACTGAATTTTCTTTGGCAATCTTGAAATTCTTAAATGAAAACTTTAACTAA
- a CDS encoding phosphotransferase, with product MNNIQYNLQFEKLCNVLQLGEIIGVPEAIVGGLLHRMYAIETTQGKYAIKALNPQIMLRPVAMQHIINSERIANTALINIPALPAIKFNGTFLQEIDQQFYLVFDWVDGKSLKPNEINIIHCEKIGGILADIHMTNFSELGIINEWSDNVQLTDWNYYLKIGQANNAVWVNLLIETIDKLYDWDVQAKKSAKQLASDMVISHRDLDSKNVLWTQDNPIIIDWESANYTNPMQELIETAIYWSENEIGNIDKERFFAFINGYKKRYGTIQANWRMVLANGFLGKLGWLEYSLKRSLCIECTDEKEQQMGTAQVTGTIKAIRRYADIISELEKWLNNEI from the coding sequence ATGAATAATATTCAGTACAATTTGCAATTTGAAAAATTATGTAATGTCTTACAACTTGGGGAGATAATCGGTGTACCTGAAGCTATAGTGGGTGGGCTTTTACATAGAATGTATGCTATTGAAACCACACAAGGGAAATATGCAATTAAAGCATTAAACCCTCAAATAATGCTTAGACCTGTTGCGATGCAGCACATTATTAATTCAGAACGAATTGCAAATACTGCATTAATAAATATACCCGCTCTTCCAGCCATTAAATTTAATGGCACTTTTCTGCAAGAAATAGACCAGCAATTCTACCTTGTGTTCGATTGGGTAGATGGTAAAAGTCTAAAACCTAATGAAATTAATATCATTCATTGTGAAAAAATAGGTGGTATTCTTGCGGATATACATATGACGAATTTTTCAGAGTTAGGAATAATTAATGAATGGTCAGATAATGTACAGCTAACAGATTGGAATTACTATTTAAAAATAGGACAAGCAAATAATGCAGTATGGGTTAACCTGTTAATTGAAACCATTGATAAGCTTTACGATTGGGATGTGCAGGCAAAGAAATCAGCAAAACAGCTTGCATCAGATATGGTTATTAGTCATAGGGATTTAGATTCTAAAAATGTTTTGTGGACTCAAGACAATCCTATTATTATTGATTGGGAGTCAGCTAATTATACAAATCCTATGCAAGAATTAATTGAAACAGCTATTTACTGGTCTGAAAATGAAATAGGAAACATTGATAAAGAAAGGTTTTTTGCTTTTATAAATGGATATAAAAAAAGATATGGAACAATACAAGCAAATTGGAGAATGGTCTTAGCAAATGGTTTTTTAGGTAAGTTAGGTTGGTTGGAATATAGTTTAAAACGATCTTTATGCATTGAGTGTACTGATGAAAAAGAACAGCAGATGGGGACTGCTCAGGTAACAGGAACAATAAAAGCTATTAGACGATATGCAGATATAATTTCTGAATTAGAAAAATGGTTAAATAATGAGATTTAA
- a CDS encoding DUF4760 domain-containing protein: MVWYEILKEVLNIIYMITGIGIGLTVFIGYKQLRIMKEESEKTQYRLSVEKSIEYITRFSEEVLPVLKKYESELVGNGKNTQNISNAYAFIEDDYDDNNISEDEVIKLGKLGVFKIINEIEILATVVNKGIADKDVMFETVGKNFCEAIEVTYDVIKYFRSKGSIKLFINTEILYKEWKEEFGDIIFTITAQ; this comes from the coding sequence TTGGTTTGGTACGAGATATTAAAAGAGGTACTTAATATAATATATATGATTACAGGAATTGGAATTGGTCTAACAGTTTTTATTGGGTATAAGCAGCTAAGAATAATGAAGGAAGAAAGTGAAAAGACTCAATATAGGTTATCTGTAGAAAAATCTATTGAATATATAACTAGGTTTTCTGAAGAAGTGCTTCCAGTATTAAAAAAATATGAGTCTGAATTAGTTGGAAATGGGAAAAATACACAAAACATTTCTAATGCTTATGCATTTATTGAAGACGATTATGATGATAATAATATAAGCGAAGATGAAGTAATTAAACTTGGTAAGTTGGGAGTATTTAAAATTATAAATGAAATTGAAATATTAGCTACAGTAGTTAATAAAGGTATTGCAGATAAAGATGTTATGTTTGAGACTGTTGGAAAGAATTTTTGCGAAGCGATTGAAGTTACATATGATGTTATAAAATATTTTAGAAGTAAAGGCAGTATCAAATTATTTATAAATACAGAAATATTATATAAAGAATGGAAAGAAGAGTTTGGAGATATTATTTTTACAATAACTGCACAATAA
- a CDS encoding NUDIX domain-containing protein has product MSNYRLSARAIVIKDDKVLLNKFNNGEYYNLPGGGVEVDETLRATVAREVLEESGLSVHVKEMLYIYEYNPIRDEYRYGSRGSLSHVFRCEIDESKGVVAPTEIDYDPTGSSVSTGCKWVTVKELKDINLVPSINDIIIEDITKKNFTTKFLENIH; this is encoded by the coding sequence ATGAGCAATTATAGATTGAGTGCAAGAGCTATAGTTATTAAAGATGATAAAGTGTTATTAAATAAATTTAATAATGGAGAATATTACAATCTTCCTGGGGGTGGTGTTGAAGTTGATGAAACTTTAAGAGCTACCGTAGCTAGGGAAGTACTCGAGGAAAGTGGATTGAGTGTTCATGTTAAAGAGATGCTATACATATATGAGTACAATCCTATAAGAGATGAGTATAGATATGGTTCACGGGGTAGTTTGAGTCACGTATTTAGATGTGAAATAGATGAATCTAAAGGCGTGGTAGCTCCGACAGAAATTGATTACGATCCTACAGGTTCATCAGTGAGCACAGGTTGCAAGTGGGTGACGGTTAAAGAGTTGAAGGATATAAACCTTGTGCCTTCAATTAATGATATTATTATCGAAGATATTACAAAGAAAAATTTTACAACAAAGTTTCTTGAAAATATACATTGA
- a CDS encoding nitroreductase family protein — translation MELLEVMRKRRSVRKFKDLEISNSIINDILESAKLAPETDTCNYYFGVIKDTKVKNEIAGAALWAEWVAKAPVIFVCCCDISWDIGDQKEDDYGVIGNKLRYSEDIVNLLREHKNRKACKTLMQSTPVYIAAQHMILTAVSHNLRGCLVDFMDIEKINKILGLPEHITCQLLVPIGYADEIPSPKSNESRNDMFFYDKWK, via the coding sequence ATGGAATTATTAGAGGTAATGAGAAAAAGAAGGTCAGTAAGGAAATTTAAAGACTTAGAAATAAGCAATAGTATTATTAATGATATTTTGGAAAGTGCAAAACTTGCTCCCGAAACAGATACCTGTAATTATTATTTTGGAGTCATAAAAGATACTAAAGTAAAAAATGAAATTGCGGGTGCAGCATTATGGGCTGAGTGGGTAGCAAAAGCACCGGTTATTTTTGTTTGTTGTTGTGATATTAGTTGGGATATTGGAGATCAAAAGGAAGATGACTATGGTGTTATTGGGAATAAACTTAGATATAGTGAGGATATTGTTAATTTACTAAGAGAACATAAAAATCGTAAAGCCTGTAAAACTTTAATGCAAAGTACACCTGTTTACATAGCAGCTCAGCATATGATTCTCACTGCTGTTTCGCATAATTTACGTGGTTGTTTAGTTGATTTTATGGATATAGAAAAAATAAATAAAATATTAGGATTGCCAGAGCATATTACCTGTCAGCTTCTTGTACCAATTGGTTATGCAGATGAAATTCCAAGTCCAAAAAGTAACGAAAGTAGAAATGATATGTTTTTTTATGATAAATGGAAATAA
- a CDS encoding nucleotidyltransferase domain-containing protein: protein MINGNNRLIRRINDKMILNKVLENIQQLQCELQKISSSIQNEIVSVIIDGSIIRGDFIEDSSDIDITITTVHKNVDLQTKRHIEDVVKNIQSKLPKREQQRKPLFYDVQWQDIKTVKDCGHRLLNEWSIDNIPKGYPKLWLYAFDSIKYHEVIYGQDIICLYTKIEPQYFIPIRMKRIQKSVIDLGDRISDYDVNNGTITQIKNAWETIRCICIEKGLLSIRKNDVIQFCKEHFSDMGDLEIIEDLYYFYLNEKNTKLLEGNYRKKLYDFTLNMIQRYYIKQEYGYRE, encoded by the coding sequence ATGATAAATGGAAATAACAGATTAATTAGGAGAATAAATGATAAGATGATACTAAATAAAGTTCTAGAAAATATACAACAATTACAATGTGAGTTACAAAAAATAAGTTCATCAATACAGAATGAAATTGTTAGTGTAATTATTGATGGAAGTATTATAAGAGGTGATTTCATTGAAGATTCCAGTGATATTGATATTACAATTACAACGGTACATAAAAATGTAGATTTGCAAACTAAGAGGCATATAGAAGATGTAGTAAAAAATATTCAAAGTAAATTACCCAAAAGAGAACAGCAAAGAAAACCACTATTTTATGACGTTCAATGGCAAGATATTAAAACTGTAAAAGACTGTGGACATAGATTATTAAATGAATGGAGTATTGATAATATTCCAAAAGGATATCCAAAGCTGTGGTTATACGCTTTTGATAGCATTAAATACCATGAAGTAATATATGGACAAGACATAATATGTCTCTATACCAAAATTGAACCTCAATATTTTATTCCTATCCGTATGAAAAGAATACAAAAATCTGTTATTGATTTAGGTGATAGGATTTCCGATTACGATGTGAACAATGGTACTATAACTCAAATAAAAAATGCTTGGGAAACTATTAGGTGTATATGTATTGAAAAAGGATTATTAAGCATAAGAAAAAATGATGTCATTCAATTTTGCAAAGAGCATTTTTCAGATATGGGAGACTTAGAAATAATAGAAGATTTATATTATTTTTATTTGAACGAAAAAAACACCAAACTTCTAGAAGGAAATTATAGAAAGAAACTATATGATTTTACTCTTAATATGATTCAAAGGTATTATATAAAGCAAGAATATGGATATCGTGAGTAG
- a CDS encoding DUF1905 domain-containing protein: MEYKFRGKLLKERARTFISIPFNVWEVLGQKGLIPVKVSIEDLTFECKLVPKGNGNYYIPITKVILKDLNLEEEFDISFEAIESLTRINNNSPYSLEKPIRKIDNIEIIQPQHGLCGQACVAMLAGVELEEVITIMKAKKWQASLSKVIETLDYYGIVHSNKMVYKLKKDQELPKCCIINTKGHLILFYDGKYYDPSKGILKEYDQNQITGFLEIVL, translated from the coding sequence ATGGAATACAAGTTTAGGGGAAAATTATTAAAAGAAAGAGCAAGAACATTTATAAGTATTCCTTTTAATGTATGGGAAGTATTAGGACAAAAAGGACTTATACCTGTAAAAGTATCAATAGAGGATTTAACTTTTGAATGTAAATTAGTGCCCAAAGGAAATGGAAACTATTATATACCTATAACAAAGGTTATATTGAAAGATTTAAATTTAGAAGAAGAATTTGATATATCTTTTGAAGCGATTGAATCTTTAACACGTATCAATAATAATAGTCCATACAGCTTAGAAAAACCCATAAGAAAAATAGATAATATTGAAATTATTCAGCCACAACACGGATTGTGTGGACAAGCTTGTGTTGCAATGCTGGCAGGAGTAGAATTAGAAGAAGTAATTACGATAATGAAGGCAAAAAAATGGCAAGCATCTTTGAGCAAAGTAATAGAAACATTAGATTACTATGGAATTGTTCACTCGAATAAAATGGTTTATAAATTAAAAAAAGATCAGGAACTTCCTAAATGTTGTATTATAAATACAAAAGGTCATTTAATACTTTTCTATGATGGAAAATATTATGATCCAAGTAAGGGGATATTGAAAGAATATGACCAAAATCAGATAACTGGATTCCTAGAAATAGTACTATAG
- a CDS encoding DUF1287 domain-containing protein: MNIKKILKLLCIVFILFCVVVIIYIADYWNLIPKSYYFAEKFGIKTVTSSVDFNNNGIDDYTDIMIGARKDAKNKPKYDGSYQNGGYPPDDIGVCTDVIWRAFKNAGYNLKDMVDKDIKNNINLYPRVNGKPDSNIDFRRVPNLRVFFERYALSLTLDTSKIEQWQPGDIVTYGDKHIAIVSNRRNKNGVPYIIHNGGQPVREEDAMTRSRQKISGHFRFDASKINETDLISYK; the protein is encoded by the coding sequence TTGAACATAAAGAAAATATTAAAATTGTTGTGCATAGTATTTATCTTGTTTTGTGTAGTAGTAATTATTTATATTGCAGATTACTGGAATCTAATTCCCAAGAGTTATTACTTTGCTGAAAAATTTGGAATAAAAACTGTAACCAGTTCCGTAGATTTTAACAATAATGGTATAGATGATTATACAGATATAATGATTGGCGCACGAAAAGATGCAAAGAACAAACCTAAATATGATGGTTCTTATCAGAATGGGGGATATCCTCCTGATGATATTGGAGTTTGCACTGATGTAATATGGCGAGCTTTTAAGAATGCAGGATATAATCTAAAGGATATGGTGGATAAAGATATAAAGAATAATATTAATTTATATCCAAGGGTTAATGGTAAACCAGATTCCAATATAGATTTTAGACGAGTACCAAATTTGAGAGTGTTTTTTGAGCGATATGCACTTTCATTGACACTTGATACTTCAAAAATAGAACAATGGCAACCGGGAGATATTGTAACGTATGGTGATAAGCATATTGCAATAGTATCAAATAGACGCAATAAAAATGGTGTCCCATATATCATACATAATGGTGGACAGCCGGTAAGGGAAGAAGATGCTATGACAAGATCAAGACAAAAAATAAGTGGTCACTTTAGATTTGATGCAAGCAAAATAAATGAAACTGATTTAATCTCATATAAATAA
- a CDS encoding patatin-like phospholipase family protein, whose product MGDGQRKIGMALSGGGIRATIFHLGVLKWMAEKNMLEDIVRLSSVSGASLCIGLIYSHNDFKWPNSKEYLNEVLPKIQKVILEKDIEKLALMRLIISPWWWNKKVNLIAKVIEKYWGISGTIADLDKNPSWYINCTTFETGKRFRFSQDRMGDYQIGYVENPKLPLAVAVASSAGFPILIGPYKLRIDKYPWIKSSYAKKDWTPPKDKIIHLWDGGVYDNLGLESVYKMDNGGCLSEGVDYLIVSNASGSSGYKKRKDGLSSKNLKRLLDISMDQIGALRNRNVMDYIKRTQKGMYFKIGNSAEAITEASGIHGDLREKLVTQCMCTADAIKVRDYSTTLSKPSTSNFNLILQHGYEVAKCTYTCYYSQEK is encoded by the coding sequence ATGGGTGATGGTCAAAGAAAGATTGGAATGGCACTTTCTGGTGGAGGAATTAGAGCAACTATTTTCCATTTAGGTGTACTAAAGTGGATGGCAGAAAAGAATATGCTAGAAGATATTGTACGTCTTTCGTCAGTTTCTGGAGCAAGTTTATGTATAGGTTTGATATATTCACACAATGATTTTAAATGGCCTAATAGTAAAGAATATTTAAATGAAGTGCTACCTAAAATTCAAAAAGTTATTCTTGAAAAGGATATTGAGAAGCTTGCATTAATGAGATTGATTATCTCACCGTGGTGGTGGAATAAAAAAGTTAATTTAATCGCAAAAGTAATTGAAAAATACTGGGGTATATCAGGAACGATTGCTGACTTGGATAAGAATCCGTCATGGTATATTAATTGCACAACATTTGAAACAGGTAAACGTTTTCGCTTTTCACAAGATAGAATGGGAGATTATCAAATAGGTTATGTTGAGAACCCAAAGCTTCCTTTAGCTGTTGCAGTAGCTTCATCTGCTGGTTTTCCAATTTTAATTGGTCCTTATAAATTACGAATAGATAAATATCCGTGGATAAAGTCTAGTTATGCAAAAAAAGATTGGACTCCTCCAAAAGATAAAATTATTCATCTATGGGATGGCGGAGTTTATGATAATTTAGGATTAGAATCAGTTTACAAAATGGATAATGGCGGGTGCTTAAGCGAAGGAGTGGATTATCTTATTGTAAGTAATGCTTCAGGGTCAAGTGGTTATAAAAAAAGGAAAGATGGTCTTTCTAGTAAGAATCTTAAAAGATTACTTGATATTTCGATGGATCAGATTGGAGCGTTGCGTAATAGAAATGTGATGGATTATATAAAGCGTACACAAAAAGGTATGTACTTCAAAATTGGAAATAGTGCTGAAGCAATAACTGAAGCCAGTGGAATACATGGAGACTTAAGAGAAAAATTAGTTACACAATGTATGTGTACTGCTGATGCGATTAAAGTGCGTGATTATTCTACGACCTTAAGTAAGCCTTCAACATCTAATTTCAATTTGATATTACAACACGGTTACGAGGTCGCTAAATGTACATATACTTGTTATTATTCTCAAGAGAAATAG
- a CDS encoding aspartyl protease family protein — MQRIRLFFEENDISHDDVEVYIKGQINDKEYNFLLDTGAAKSTLVTDEYLESLEYSKGKKFSGVIGTLNCREVNIDKLCLGPIIENGIKIDIINNLNDNIKNVLGIDVLKKHVIVFSYSTQELLIIEEDDSIMPENLFDLEVGNKYHPYIDIGFKEIKSKCLWDTGASITVVDEEFVKRNPSLFERIGKDIGTDSTGESRETDIYIMKNYSINGYEFTSHKVAAINLSNINSKANIKMDMILGFPTIRQMDWYFDFPNRKWGFI, encoded by the coding sequence ATGCAAAGGATTAGGCTTTTTTTTGAAGAAAATGATATTTCACATGATGATGTTGAAGTTTATATTAAAGGTCAAATAAATGATAAAGAATATAATTTTCTATTAGATACAGGTGCTGCAAAATCTACACTGGTTACTGATGAATATCTTGAAAGTTTAGAATATAGTAAAGGAAAAAAATTTAGTGGTGTGATTGGTACATTAAACTGTAGAGAAGTCAATATAGATAAACTTTGTTTGGGACCAATAATAGAAAATGGCATTAAGATAGATATTATAAATAATCTGAATGATAATATAAAGAATGTATTAGGTATAGATGTTTTGAAAAAACATGTTATTGTTTTTTCTTATAGTACTCAAGAGTTATTGATAATTGAAGAGGATGATTCTATCATGCCTGAGAACCTTTTTGATTTAGAAGTAGGTAATAAATATCATCCATATATTGATATTGGCTTCAAAGAAATAAAATCAAAATGCCTATGGGATACAGGAGCAAGTATTACGGTTGTTGATGAAGAATTTGTCAAGAGGAATCCGAGCTTATTCGAAAGAATTGGTAAGGATATTGGTACGGATTCTACTGGCGAGTCACGTGAAACAGATATATATATTATGAAGAATTATTCAATTAATGGTTACGAATTCACATCACATAAAGTAGCTGCAATTAATTTGTCAAATATAAACAGTAAGGCAAATATTAAAATGGATATGATTCTAGGGTTTCCTACAATAAGACAAATGGACTGGTATTTTGATTTTCCAAATAGAAAATGGGGATTTATATAG
- a CDS encoding NUDIX hydrolase, whose product MVLPTHIVAAGGVIINDKNEILLIKNPRKGWEYPGGIVEPGETVPQGLIREIKEETGVNVEIINIVGIYSNTKKKKGYNGVKEVPTIVTIDFICKYVSGDLRTSDESSEVKWVSKEEALKIVRSKQQLRFRKALDYQSDFLCMGYKVNSLDEIEVHEEYLFER is encoded by the coding sequence ATGGTTTTACCAACACATATAGTTGCTGCAGGTGGAGTAATAATAAATGATAAAAATGAAATTTTACTTATAAAAAATCCTCGAAAAGGGTGGGAGTATCCAGGTGGGATTGTAGAACCAGGTGAAACTGTACCACAAGGGTTAATCAGAGAAATAAAAGAAGAAACAGGTGTTAATGTAGAAATAATAAACATTGTCGGAATATATTCAAATACAAAAAAGAAAAAGGGATACAATGGAGTTAAAGAAGTACCTACAATTGTTACTATTGATTTTATTTGTAAATATGTATCAGGTGACCTGAGAACTAGTGATGAAAGTAGTGAAGTAAAATGGGTATCTAAGGAGGAAGCTTTAAAGATAGTAAGATCAAAACAACAGTTAAGATTTAGAAAAGCATTAGATTATCAATCTGATTTTTTGTGTATGGGTTACAAAGTAAATTCACTTGATGAAATTGAAGTACACGAAGAATATTTATTTGAGAGATAA
- a CDS encoding DUF402 domain-containing protein, with translation MKRKYLDRLDWKRVIQRRYIEKFIDDKYFKGYLSLLYIDKAREPLVVNINRKELILVNDGYKWMQHMPINKHYAVTTMIDNNNKIIQWYFDIIKRNGIEDGRVYFDDLYLDIVHLPSKETLLLDEDELKDSLENRIITEEDYCLAYDEANKLLAEIERGENHIINRSMVYLDNIMK, from the coding sequence ATGAAAAGAAAATATTTAGATCGTTTAGACTGGAAAAGGGTAATACAAAGAAGATATATAGAAAAATTTATAGATGATAAATATTTTAAAGGTTATTTATCGCTTTTATATATTGATAAAGCACGAGAACCACTAGTCGTTAATATAAATCGAAAGGAATTAATATTAGTTAATGATGGATATAAATGGATGCAACATATGCCAATAAACAAACATTATGCCGTAACAACTATGATAGATAATAACAATAAAATAATACAGTGGTATTTTGATATAATTAAAAGAAATGGAATTGAAGATGGTAGAGTTTATTTTGATGATTTATATTTAGATATTGTTCATTTACCATCAAAAGAAACACTATTGTTGGATGAAGATGAATTGAAGGATTCGCTTGAAAACAGGATTATCACTGAAGAAGATTATTGCTTAGCCTATGATGAAGCAAATAAGTTACTAGCTGAGATAGAAAGAGGTGAAAATCATATTATCAATCGTAGTATGGTGTATTTAGATAATATAATGAAATGA